Proteins co-encoded in one Campylobacter ornithocola genomic window:
- a CDS encoding aspartate ammonia-lyase: MGTRKEHDFIGELEISDEVYYGVQTFRALENFHMSGRKLQDYPYFVKAFAQVKKAAALANKEVGVLDADKADAIAKACDRLIAGEFLDQFVVDMIQGGAGTSTNMNTNEVITNIALESMGHKKGEYQYLHPNDHTNLGQSTNDTYPSSIKVATYAKLSDLLKAMENLKAELEVKAKEYKDIIKMGRTELEDAVPTTLGNTFNAFASYIKSDIEKITAARDSMTYLNLGATAIGTGINCHPDYKFVVEKKLKEITGVEFKPAEDFIAATQDTADFVHVSGALKTAAVRLSKIANDLRLMNSGPRCGLAEISLPAMQPGSSIMPGKVNPVICEAVGEACYEVIGNDVTIMLCSERGEFELNAFEPGIAYGLFNSIVLLENAMKTLAEKAVKGLKANPENCKKLVLNSIGIVTAFNPVLGYEKSASIAKEALETGKAVGDICLERGYLPKEKIDEILTPENMLNPHMTEKRKA, encoded by the coding sequence ATGGGAACAAGAAAAGAACACGACTTTATTGGTGAACTAGAGATTTCTGATGAAGTTTATTATGGAGTGCAAACTTTTAGAGCACTAGAGAATTTTCATATGAGTGGTAGAAAATTACAAGATTACCCTTATTTTGTAAAAGCTTTTGCTCAAGTTAAAAAAGCAGCTGCTCTTGCTAACAAAGAAGTTGGAGTTCTTGATGCTGACAAAGCTGATGCCATTGCTAAAGCTTGTGATAGATTAATCGCTGGTGAATTTTTAGATCAATTTGTAGTAGATATGATCCAAGGTGGTGCTGGTACTAGTACAAATATGAATACCAACGAAGTTATCACTAACATTGCTCTTGAAAGTATGGGACATAAAAAAGGTGAATATCAATACCTTCATCCAAATGATCATACAAACTTAGGTCAATCTACAAATGATACTTATCCAAGCTCAATCAAAGTAGCAACCTATGCAAAACTTAGCGATCTTTTAAAAGCTATGGAAAATTTAAAAGCTGAATTAGAAGTTAAAGCTAAAGAATATAAAGATATCATTAAAATGGGTAGAACAGAACTTGAAGATGCGGTTCCTACAACTTTAGGAAATACCTTCAATGCTTTTGCTAGCTATATTAAAAGCGATATTGAAAAAATCACAGCAGCTCGTGATTCTATGACTTATTTAAATCTTGGTGCAACAGCTATTGGTACAGGAATTAACTGTCACCCTGATTACAAATTTGTGGTTGAGAAAAAATTAAAAGAAATTACTGGTGTTGAATTTAAACCGGCTGAAGATTTTATTGCAGCTACTCAAGATACAGCTGATTTTGTTCATGTAAGTGGTGCTTTAAAAACTGCAGCAGTTAGACTTTCTAAAATTGCAAATGACCTAAGATTAATGAATTCAGGTCCAAGATGTGGTTTGGCCGAAATTAGCTTGCCTGCTATGCAGCCAGGTAGTTCTATTATGCCAGGTAAAGTAAATCCTGTAATTTGCGAAGCTGTAGGTGAAGCTTGCTATGAAGTTATAGGTAATGATGTTACCATCATGCTTTGCTCTGAAAGAGGAGAATTTGAACTTAATGCATTTGAACCAGGTATTGCTTATGGATTGTTCAACTCTATAGTATTACTAGAAAATGCTATGAAAACTTTAGCCGAAAAAGCTGTTAAAGGATTAAAGGCAAATCCTGAAAATTGCAAAAAATTAGTGCTAAATTCAATCGGTATAGTAACTGCATTCAACCCTGTTTTAGGTTATGAAAAATCTGCAAGCATTGCCAAAGAAGCTTTAGAAACTGGTAAAGCAGTTGGTGATATTTGTCTTGAAAGAGGTTACTTACCAAAAGAAAAAATTGATGAGATTTTAA
- a CDS encoding methyl-accepting chemotaxis protein: MQIAFTQTIVVIIMIVLSIAVLYFIVSRYLSPLEKIQTGLNSFFDFINHKTKDSAMINVNTNDELGAMAKAINENITKTKNALEQDAKAVEQSVETAKEIEAGNLTARITAIPANPQLIELKNVLNEMLNVLEQKVGSNMSEINRVFDSYKALDFTTEVKNAKGGVEVTTNVLGKEIVAMLRQSSEFASLLATESGKLQSAVKNLTDSSSSQASSLEETAAALEEITSSMQNVSHKTSEVIAQSEEIKNVTSIIGDIADQINLLALNAAIEAARAGEHGRGFAVVADEVRNLAERTQKSLGEIEANTNILVQSINEMGESIKEQTTGITQINDAVAQIDHVTQENLKIANDSAVISDNVNKIANDILEDARKKKF; the protein is encoded by the coding sequence ATGCAAATTGCCTTTACACAAACTATCGTTGTGATTATAATGATTGTTTTAAGTATAGCAGTATTATATTTCATAGTTTCACGCTATCTTTCACCTTTAGAAAAAATCCAAACAGGCCTTAACTCATTCTTTGATTTTATCAATCATAAAACCAAAGACTCAGCTATGATTAATGTTAATACAAATGATGAACTAGGTGCTATGGCTAAAGCTATCAATGAAAACATCACTAAAACTAAAAATGCTTTAGAACAAGATGCTAAAGCAGTAGAACAATCAGTTGAAACAGCTAAAGAAATAGAAGCTGGTAATTTAACAGCAAGAATAACAGCTATTCCTGCTAATCCTCAATTAATAGAATTAAAAAATGTATTAAATGAAATGCTTAATGTATTAGAACAAAAAGTAGGTTCTAATATGAGTGAAATCAATAGAGTATTTGATAGCTATAAAGCATTGGACTTTACTACTGAAGTTAAAAATGCTAAAGGTGGAGTTGAAGTAACTACTAATGTATTAGGTAAAGAAATAGTAGCAATGTTAAGACAATCATCTGAATTTGCTTCTTTACTTGCTACTGAAAGTGGAAAATTACAAAGTGCTGTTAAGAACTTAACAGATTCATCATCTTCTCAAGCTTCTTCTTTAGAAGAAACAGCAGCAGCATTAGAAGAGATTACTTCTTCTATGCAAAATGTATCTCATAAAACTAGTGAAGTAATTGCTCAAAGTGAAGAGATTAAAAATGTTACTTCTATTATAGGAGATATTGCTGATCAAATTAACTTGCTTGCATTAAATGCTGCTATTGAAGCAGCACGTGCAGGTGAACATGGACGTGGCTTTGCTGTTGTTGCTGATGAAGTTAGAAATCTAGCAGAAAGAACTCAAAAGTCTTTAGGTGAGATTGAAGCTAATACTAATATCTTAGTTCAATCTATTAATGAAATGGGTGAAAGTATCAAAGAACAAACTACAGGTATTACTCAAATAAATGATGCTGTAGCTCAAATTGATCATGTAACCCAAGAGAACTTAAAAATAGCTAATGATAGTGCAGTAATATCTGATAATGTAAATAAAATAGCTAATGATATCTTAGAAGATGCTAGGAAGAAGAAGTTTTAA
- a CDS encoding HP0495 family protein — protein MVNICDLKKEPIINYPTFWDYKVVFEARVDALEVFTQILNEREFKYKISNTSKQGTYKSYLLSVYVDSKNDRLNIFNQLKNKAKFVL, from the coding sequence GTGGTAAATATCTGCGATCTTAAAAAAGAACCTATTATAAATTATCCTACTTTTTGGGATTATAAAGTCGTTTTTGAAGCTAGAGTTGATGCTTTAGAAGTTTTTACCCAAATACTCAATGAAAGAGAATTTAAATACAAAATTTCAAATACTAGCAAACAAGGTACATATAAAAGCTATCTTTTAAGTGTTTATGTTGATAGCAAAAACGATCGTTTGAATATTTTTAACCAATTAAAAAACAAAGCCAAATTTGTACTATAA
- the moaC gene encoding cyclic pyranopterin monophosphate synthase MoaC encodes MNLTHLDEKNHPKMVDVSQKDITQREACASGKIYMSKKAFEAIIENKAKKGPVLQTAIIAAIMGAKQTSNLIPMCHPLMISKVQTQIEENKEEYSFKLFVNVKCEGKTGVEMESLTAVSVGLLTIYDMVKAIDKSMQITDIVLESKEGGKSGKYLRS; translated from the coding sequence ATGAATTTAACGCATTTAGATGAAAAAAATCATCCTAAAATGGTGGATGTAAGTCAAAAAGACATCACTCAAAGAGAAGCTTGTGCTAGTGGCAAAATATATATGAGCAAAAAAGCTTTTGAAGCTATTATCGAAAATAAAGCAAAAAAAGGACCTGTTCTACAAACTGCTATCATAGCAGCTATCATGGGAGCCAAACAAACCTCAAATCTCATTCCAATGTGTCATCCTTTAATGATTTCAAAAGTGCAAACTCAAATTGAAGAAAACAAAGAAGAATACTCTTTTAAGCTTTTTGTTAATGTTAAATGCGAAGGAAAAACCGGAGTAGAAATGGAAAGTCTAACAGCTGTTAGCGTTGGACTTTTAACTATTTATGATATGGTTAAAGCCATTGATAAAAGTATGCAAATTACTGATATAGTTTTAGAAAGCAAAGAAGGAGGAAAAAGTGGTAAATATCTGCGATCTTAA
- a CDS encoding highly acidic protein: MAYNDEEFENYNDEAYDDVDDDTYTNNQRSYNYDDDDYEYDDDYNDDDTYEMD; encoded by the coding sequence ATGGCTTACAATGATGAAGAATTTGAAAATTACAATGATGAAGCGTATGATGATGTAGATGATGATACTTATACAAATAATCAAAGATCATATAATTATGATGATGATGATTATGAATACGATGATGATTATAATGATGATGATACTTATGAGATGGATTAA
- a CDS encoding MFS transporter has product MSKNLSKKDIKVLGLSSLGGTLEFYDFIIFVFFASYISKNFFPENLSPFWQMFNTYGIFAAGYLARPLGGIVMAHFGDKFGRKKMFMLSILLMVIPTFLLAFIPTYESIGYLCIVLLVFVRICQGIAIGGELPGAWVFVFEHAPKGQKRTYLGILTASVVGGILLGSFVFLMMNKFFTQEELYEWAWRIPFFLGGIFGIISAYLRKFLRETPVFEQMKKDKALEKFPLKEVFKKAKLGVVLSMLITWVLTACIVVMILIIPSFMAKMLNINASVQTYIQMLGIVVLVIGCILSGILADKIGIVKACVIFSLGFFLTCLFYFNALYTKTPDFNTVSVYYLSACFFAGVMNFCPLMMSEVFDAKIKFSGLSFSYNIAYALAGGFTPQLALFLHTIALENLGNIVRFSLGFYMLAMAIISLLAALMFKYLSNTQRTYSQ; this is encoded by the coding sequence GTGAGTAAAAATCTTAGTAAAAAAGATATAAAAGTTTTAGGTCTTTCTTCGTTGGGAGGGACCTTGGAATTTTATGATTTTATCATTTTTGTATTTTTTGCAAGTTATATTTCTAAAAATTTCTTTCCTGAAAATTTAAGTCCATTTTGGCAAATGTTTAATACTTATGGAATTTTTGCTGCAGGATATTTAGCTAGACCGCTTGGTGGCATAGTAATGGCACATTTTGGCGATAAATTTGGCCGTAAGAAAATGTTTATGCTTAGTATTTTGCTGATGGTTATACCAACTTTTTTACTTGCTTTTATACCTACTTATGAAAGTATAGGATATTTATGTATAGTACTTTTGGTGTTTGTAAGAATTTGTCAAGGCATAGCTATAGGCGGGGAATTGCCTGGTGCTTGGGTTTTTGTATTTGAACATGCTCCAAAGGGTCAAAAACGCACTTATCTTGGAATTTTAACAGCTTCTGTGGTAGGTGGAATTTTACTTGGTAGTTTTGTATTTTTGATGATGAATAAATTTTTTACACAAGAAGAGCTTTATGAGTGGGCTTGGAGAATTCCATTTTTCTTGGGTGGAATTTTTGGGATTATTTCTGCTTATTTGCGTAAATTTTTAAGAGAAACTCCTGTTTTTGAGCAAATGAAAAAAGATAAAGCCTTAGAAAAATTCCCTTTAAAAGAAGTGTTTAAAAAAGCCAAGTTGGGCGTTGTGCTTTCAATGTTGATAACTTGGGTTTTAACTGCTTGTATTGTTGTGATGATTTTAATCATACCTTCTTTTATGGCAAAAATGCTAAATATCAATGCAAGTGTGCAAACTTACATACAAATGCTTGGTATAGTTGTACTTGTAATTGGTTGTATATTAAGTGGAATTTTGGCTGATAAAATAGGCATAGTGAAAGCTTGTGTGATTTTTTCATTAGGATTTTTCTTAACTTGCTTGTTTTATTTTAATGCTCTTTATACTAAAACACCTGATTTTAATACAGTGAGTGTGTATTATTTGAGTGCTTGTTTTTTTGCTGGAGTGATGAATTTTTGTCCTTTAATGATGAGTGAAGTATTTGACGCTAAGATTAAATTTTCAGGACTCAGTTTTTCATATAATATAGCTTATGCATTGGCTGGTGGCTTTACCCCACAACTTGCTTTATTTTTACATACTATCGCTTTAGAAAATTTAGGAAATATTGTGCGTTTTTCTTTGGGATTTTATATGCTTGCTATGGCTATAATCTCACTTTTAGCTGCTTTGATGTTTAAATATCTTAGTAATACCCAACGCACATACTCTCAGTGA
- a CDS encoding cysteine permease: protein MTYTILPPNQFLDDYVLNIQLHQLANISKNAYKFWKDVQVARYQGTRVVFLHKKSILKKHQHLIQKCESLNGFVLASAFCSFTALAPSHLVEKNNSQIYKILDIKEVCGVKFVNLKAFYDLLKLDYNYNIYIEKCHFFSPTPLEKRIKITESMCVGYY, encoded by the coding sequence ATGACTTATACTATTTTACCGCCTAATCAATTCTTAGATGATTATGTTTTAAATATCCAATTGCATCAATTAGCAAATATCTCCAAAAATGCTTATAAATTTTGGAAAGACGTTCAAGTAGCACGTTATCAAGGTACAAGAGTGGTATTTTTACACAAAAAAAGTATTTTAAAAAAACACCAACACCTTATACAAAAATGTGAAAGCTTAAATGGCTTTGTACTAGCAAGTGCTTTTTGCTCCTTTACCGCTTTAGCTCCATCTCATTTAGTAGAAAAAAATAATTCTCAAATTTATAAAATCTTAGATATAAAAGAAGTGTGTGGGGTTAAATTTGTAAATTTAAAGGCATTTTACGATCTTTTAAAACTAGATTATAATTATAATATTTACATCGAAAAATGCCATTTTTTTAGCCCTACTCCTTTAGAAAAACGCATTAAAATCACTGAGAGTATGTGCGTTGGGTATTACTAA
- a CDS encoding group III truncated hemoglobin: protein MKFETINHDGIRKLMDVFYAKVRVDKDLGPIFNEKIGTDDESWKKHKEKIASFWAGMFLGDPSYSGSPLRAHHELPPFPREFFDVWLNLFDESLQEVFEDEPRSIIIERARMIAQRFQMIIYDHRFA, encoded by the coding sequence ATGAAATTTGAAACTATTAATCATGATGGCATTAGAAAGCTTATGGATGTTTTTTATGCAAAAGTTAGAGTTGATAAGGATTTGGGGCCTATTTTTAATGAAAAAATCGGCACAGATGATGAGAGCTGGAAAAAACATAAAGAAAAAATAGCAAGTTTTTGGGCGGGGATGTTTTTAGGTGATCCAAGCTATAGTGGCTCGCCTTTAAGAGCTCATCACGAATTACCTCCATTTCCTAGAGAATTTTTTGATGTTTGGCTTAACTTATTTGATGAAAGTTTGCAAGAAGTTTTTGAAGATGAACCAAGGAGTATTATCATAGAAAGAGCTAGAATGATAGCTCAAAGATTTCAAATGATTATTTATGATCATAGATTTGCTTAA
- a CDS encoding AMIN domain-containing protein → MRINFLILFLLSCVFLNAKDNPFDNSLEQQNTEFAKLSPFQRQDFNFNSNARILKNITITYINLDGSEEQTTLDIYKGINWHDTYSFIKTKSPNATPILDVSVTVPQNQATKNTKIEENNTTLNIETPLFSGNIYNFISIGFYNNKINIKTEDRMLRHLSIGDPTKIIIDFAKKQNFNTKTLQVNTAKVRKVVFGSHKGYYRLVIYLDGKYSYKYSHSENLHTFNYR, encoded by the coding sequence ATGAGAATTAATTTTTTGATATTATTTTTATTATCTTGTGTTTTTTTAAATGCAAAAGATAATCCTTTTGACAATAGTTTAGAGCAGCAAAATACTGAATTTGCAAAACTTAGTCCTTTTCAAAGACAAGATTTTAATTTTAATTCTAATGCAAGAATTTTAAAAAACATCACTATTACTTATATCAATCTTGATGGTTCTGAAGAACAAACTACATTAGATATATACAAAGGGATCAATTGGCACGATACCTACTCATTTATAAAAACCAAAAGCCCAAATGCTACACCTATACTTGATGTATCTGTAACAGTACCACAAAATCAAGCAACTAAAAATACAAAAATAGAAGAAAATAATACAACCTTAAATATAGAAACACCTCTTTTTAGTGGAAATATCTACAATTTTATTTCTATAGGTTTTTATAATAACAAAATCAATATTAAAACTGAAGATAGAATGTTAAGACATTTATCTATAGGAGATCCAACTAAAATTATTATAGATTTTGCTAAAAAACAAAATTTCAATACTAAAACATTACAAGTAAACACAGCAAAAGTTAGAAAAGTTGTCTTTGGGTCGCATAAAGGGTATTATCGTTTAGTAATATATCTTGATGGAAAATACAGCTATAAATATTCACATAGTGAAAATTTGCATACATTTAACTATCGCTAA
- the eno gene encoding phosphopyruvate hydratase: MLIIEDLRAFEVLDSRGNPTIKAEIMLSDGSVGSAIVPSGASTGKKEALELRDNDERFGGKGVLKAIENINGTIAENIIGLDAFNQTQLDNTLLELDGTKNYSNLGANATLGISMATARAAANALGVPLYRYLGGANASVLPVPMCNIINGGAHANNSVDFQEFMIMPFGFSSFKEGLRSVCEIYATLKKELASLGHSTALGDEGGFAPNLANNTEPLDLLMTCIKKAGYENKIKLALDVASSELYKDGKYHLEGKVFSSEDLIARYEELCTKYPIFSIEDGLAEDDYEGWVKLTQKLGNKVQLVGDDLFVTNEDILREGIMKNMANAVLIKPNQIGTITQTMRTVRLAHRNNYRCIMSHRSGESEDTFIADFAVALNTGQIKTGALARGERTAKYNRLLEIELDNDEYLGDKL; encoded by the coding sequence ATGTTAATTATTGAAGATTTAAGAGCTTTTGAAGTTTTAGATAGTAGAGGAAATCCTACCATTAAAGCTGAAATCATGCTAAGCGATGGTAGTGTGGGTAGTGCTATCGTTCCAAGTGGAGCAAGCACAGGAAAAAAAGAAGCTTTAGAATTAAGAGATAATGATGAAAGATTTGGTGGAAAAGGTGTTTTAAAAGCCATTGAAAACATCAATGGCACCATAGCTGAAAATATCATAGGACTTGATGCATTTAATCAAACTCAGCTAGATAATACTCTTTTAGAGCTTGATGGGACAAAAAACTACTCCAACTTAGGAGCAAATGCGACTTTAGGAATTTCTATGGCCACAGCACGTGCAGCTGCTAATGCACTAGGCGTGCCTTTATATCGCTACTTAGGTGGAGCAAATGCAAGCGTATTACCCGTACCAATGTGTAATATCATCAATGGTGGTGCACATGCAAACAATAGCGTAGATTTTCAAGAATTTATGATTATGCCTTTTGGTTTTTCAAGCTTCAAAGAAGGTTTAAGATCAGTTTGTGAAATTTATGCTACATTGAAAAAAGAATTAGCTAGCTTAGGTCATTCTACTGCTTTAGGCGATGAGGGTGGTTTTGCTCCAAATTTAGCAAACAACACTGAACCTCTTGATCTTTTAATGACTTGCATAAAAAAAGCAGGTTATGAAAATAAAATCAAACTAGCATTAGATGTAGCAAGTAGTGAGCTTTACAAAGATGGTAAATACCACTTAGAAGGTAAAGTTTTCTCAAGCGAAGATTTAATTGCCCGTTATGAAGAATTATGTACTAAATATCCAATTTTTAGTATCGAAGATGGTTTAGCCGAAGATGATTATGAAGGCTGGGTTAAACTTACCCAAAAACTTGGCAATAAAGTTCAACTTGTAGGTGATGATTTATTTGTAACCAATGAAGATATTTTAAGAGAAGGTATCATGAAAAATATGGCAAATGCTGTATTGATTAAGCCTAATCAAATTGGAACCATCACACAAACCATGAGAACAGTCAGGCTAGCTCACAGAAACAATTATAGATGTATTATGAGTCACAGAAGTGGCGAGAGCGAGGATACTTTTATAGCTGATTTTGCTGTAGCACTAAATACAGGTCAAATTAAAACAGGCGCTCTAGCAAGAGGCGAAAGAACAGCTAAATACAATCGTTTATTAGAAATTGAACTTGATAATGATGAGTATTTAGGAGATAAGCTCTGA
- the recA gene encoding recombinase RecA, translating to MDDNKRKSLDAALKSLDKTFGKGTILRLGDKEVEKIDSIPTGSVGLDLALGIGGVPKGRIIEIYGPESSGKTTLTLHIIAECQKKGGVCAFIDAEHALDVRYAKNLGVDTENLYISQPDFGEQALEIVETIARSGAIDLIVVDSVAALTPKAEIEGDMGDQHVGLQARLMSQALRKLTGIVHKMNTTVIFINQIRMKIGMMGYGTPETTTGGNALKFYASVRLDVRKTATLKQNDEPIGNRVKVKVAKNKVAPPFKQAEFDVMFGEGVSREGELIDYGVKLDIIDKSGAWFSYKASKLGQGRENAKAFLKENPTIADEITQAIQNSIGIDSMILGAKEDDEGEE from the coding sequence ATGGATGATAACAAAAGAAAATCACTTGATGCAGCTTTAAAAAGTCTTGATAAAACCTTTGGAAAAGGTACTATCTTAAGACTTGGTGATAAAGAAGTTGAAAAAATTGATTCTATTCCTACAGGTTCAGTTGGACTTGATCTAGCTTTGGGTATAGGTGGAGTTCCAAAAGGAAGAATTATAGAAATTTATGGGCCTGAAAGCTCAGGTAAAACCACACTCACTCTACACATCATAGCAGAATGTCAAAAAAAAGGCGGGGTTTGTGCATTTATCGACGCTGAACATGCTCTTGATGTAAGATATGCAAAAAATTTAGGTGTTGATACAGAAAATCTTTACATCTCTCAGCCAGACTTTGGCGAGCAAGCCTTAGAAATCGTTGAAACTATAGCGAGAAGTGGAGCTATTGATCTAATAGTAGTAGATAGTGTTGCTGCACTTACTCCAAAAGCAGAGATTGAAGGTGATATGGGAGATCAACATGTAGGTCTTCAAGCAAGATTAATGAGTCAAGCTTTAAGAAAATTAACCGGTATTGTTCATAAAATGAATACTACTGTAATTTTCATCAACCAAATTCGTATGAAAATAGGTATGATGGGCTATGGTACTCCTGAAACGACTACTGGTGGAAATGCTTTAAAATTTTATGCTTCAGTACGTTTAGATGTAAGAAAAACAGCTACTTTAAAACAAAATGATGAGCCTATTGGAAACCGTGTTAAAGTAAAAGTAGCTAAAAACAAAGTTGCACCACCTTTTAAACAGGCTGAATTTGATGTAATGTTTGGAGAAGGTGTAAGCCGTGAGGGTGAGTTAATAGACTATGGTGTAAAACTTGATATTATCGATAAGAGTGGTGCATGGTTTTCTTATAAAGCTTCTAAACTCGGACAAGGCAGAGAAAATGCGAAAGCCTTTTTAAAAGAAAACCCAACTATTGCAGATGAGATCACACAAGCCATACAAAACTCAATCGGTATAGATAGTATGATTTTAGGTGCAAAAGAAGACGATGAAGGAGAAGAATAA
- a CDS encoding menaquinone biosynthesis family protein: MNKKISVAHSPDADDIFMYMAIKFGWVGNTYEYENTALDIQTLNELALQNIYDVSAISFALYPLIASEYALLKTAVSFGEGYGPKLIKKKDKKLKPNFKVALSGAHTTNALIFRIKYPQARIIYKNFLEIEKAVLEDEVDAGVLIHESILEFDPSLCVETELWDIWQELAKDDLPLPLGGMALRRSLPLNDAIAVEKDLIKAVEVADHNRKILASMLLERDLIRVDAQKLDVYLNLYANKNSINMNDKQYNAVDKLFELGFNYGFYDKLIKSKDYLIPSEYEEFRNS, from the coding sequence ATGAATAAAAAAATTAGCGTAGCACACTCTCCTGATGCTGATGATATTTTTATGTATATGGCGATTAAATTTGGTTGGGTTGGAAATACTTATGAGTATGAAAATACAGCCTTAGATATACAAACTTTAAATGAACTTGCACTACAAAATATATATGATGTTAGTGCGATATCTTTTGCGCTTTATCCTTTGATAGCTAGTGAATATGCTTTGTTAAAAACTGCTGTAAGTTTTGGTGAGGGTTATGGGCCAAAGCTTATTAAGAAAAAAGATAAAAAATTAAAACCAAATTTTAAAGTTGCTTTGAGTGGAGCACACACTACTAATGCTTTGATTTTTCGTATAAAATATCCACAGGCTAGAATAATTTATAAGAATTTTTTAGAGATTGAAAAAGCTGTTTTAGAAGATGAGGTAGACGCAGGAGTGCTTATACATGAGAGTATTTTAGAATTTGACCCTAGCTTATGTGTAGAGACTGAACTTTGGGATATTTGGCAAGAATTAGCCAAAGATGATTTGCCTTTGCCTTTGGGTGGTATGGCACTTAGAAGATCTTTACCGCTTAATGATGCTATAGCAGTCGAAAAAGATTTGATTAAAGCGGTAGAAGTGGCTGATCATAATAGAAAAATCTTAGCTTCCATGCTTTTAGAGCGTGATTTAATACGCGTTGATGCACAAAAACTTGATGTGTATTTGAATTTATATGCGAATAAAAATTCTATTAATATGAATGATAAACAATACAATGCCGTAGATAAGCTTTTTGAACTTGGATTTAATTATGGATTTTATGATAAATTAATAAAGAGCAAAGATTATCTTATACCTAGTGAATATGAAGAATTTAGAAATTCTTGA
- the fliQ gene encoding flagellar biosynthesis protein FliQ yields MESTLVALGVQTFKITLMLSLPMLLAGLIAGLIISIFQAVTQINEATLSFVPKILLVVVVIVFLMPWMVSSMIDFTTNILNQIPSFIR; encoded by the coding sequence ATGGAAAGTACTTTAGTAGCCTTGGGTGTACAAACTTTTAAAATCACACTTATGCTTTCTTTGCCTATGCTTTTAGCAGGGCTTATTGCAGGGCTTATAATAAGTATTTTTCAAGCTGTAACGCAAATTAATGAAGCTACACTTTCTTTTGTACCAAAAATTTTGCTTGTTGTTGTAGTGATAGTATTTTTAATGCCTTGGATGGTAAGCTCTATGATAGATTTTACAACTAATATATTAAATCAAATTCCAAGCTTTATTCGATGA
- a CDS encoding UDP-N-acetylmuramate dehydrogenase, with amino-acid sequence MIINFSKYSSVRIGESFEVQILEEFCEFDGFLIGGANNLLISPKPKKLGILGKNFDYIKILEQNKKGVYLEIGSSVKSYKLHHFAKENNLKGFEFLRNIPGTLGGILKMNAGLKDEDISKNLISICTFNQEILRQNIAFAYRFNPIKEVMFSAKFFLEYGFDSAKDELLKNARKNQPKGASFGSIFKNPKNDHAGRLIEAVGLKGFSKNDAMFSNEHANFLINKKHASFDDALFLIELAKKRVFGEFGIVLEEEVVII; translated from the coding sequence ATGATTATTAATTTTTCTAAGTATTCTTCTGTGCGTATAGGTGAGAGCTTTGAAGTGCAAATACTTGAAGAATTTTGTGAATTTGATGGTTTTTTAATAGGTGGAGCAAATAATCTCTTAATCTCTCCAAAACCCAAAAAACTTGGAATTTTAGGGAAAAATTTTGATTATATTAAAATTTTAGAGCAAAATAAAAAAGGTGTGTATTTAGAGATAGGTTCTAGTGTAAAATCTTATAAATTGCATCATTTTGCCAAAGAAAATAATCTAAAAGGTTTTGAATTTTTAAGAAATATTCCAGGAACTTTGGGTGGAATTTTAAAAATGAATGCAGGATTAAAAGATGAAGATATTAGTAAAAACTTAATTAGTATTTGTACCTTTAATCAAGAAATTTTAAGACAAAATATCGCTTTTGCTTACAGGTTTAATCCTATTAAAGAAGTAATGTTTAGTGCGAAGTTTTTTTTGGAATATGGATTTGACTCAGCCAAAGATGAGCTTTTAAAAAATGCAAGAAAAAATCAACCCAAAGGCGCTAGCTTTGGCTCTATTTTTAAAAATCCCAAAAATGATCATGCAGGAAGATTGATAGAGGCGGTTGGACTTAAAGGTTTTAGTAAAAATGATGCGATGTTTAGTAACGAGCATGCAAATTTTTTGATCAATAAAAAACATGCTAGTTTTGATGATGCTTTGTTTTTGATAGAACTTGCTAAAAAAAGAGTTTTTGGAGAATTTGGAATTGTTTTAGAAGAAGAAGTAGTAATTATATAG